A region of the Pseudoprevotella muciniphila genome:
TGTCAGATGCAGAACTGCGCGAATATATCGCAGGAAAACTCAACCGGCCTCTGCGCGTCTGTGGTATGGTGCGCAATGTGGGCGAAGCAGGAGGCGGTCCGTTCATCGCTGTAAATCCCGACGGATCAGCATCGCTGCAAATTCTCGAAAGTTCGCAAATTAACGTGAACGACCCGAAAGAGAAGGAAATGTTCAACCTCGGCACACACTTCAATCCGGTAGATCTTGTTTGTGCCACAACGAACTACAAAGGGCAATCATTCAATCTTCCCGATTATGTGGATCCCGCAACGGGTTTCATCTCTTCAAAGAGTAAAAACGGGCGTGAACTCAAAGCGCTCGAACTGCCGGGACTCTGGAATGGCAGCATGAGCGATTGGAACACGGTGTTCGTGGAGGTTCCACTTACCACATTCAATCCCGTAAAAACAGTCAACGACCTCTATCGCGAAGAACATAGATAAATCGCTCTGACCAGAATAAACAGCACGAAGGCATCCCAACATATCTTCAGGGTAGCCTTCTTGTTGTAGTGATACCTTTATATCTTAACAATATTTCTATAAAATCTGCCAATTCATCTATTTTATTTGGAGGCAGATTTCTGATTTGCTATTTTTGCATCGTCTTGTTGAGCATTGCTCTTCAATGTCAGGCTACGAAGCCTCATAGAACTTATGTCGAGTTATTTTTAGGTGTTTGAGATAACAGTCGTTTATTGTTCAAGGAACATACAAACGACTGTTATTCTGTATTTTTGGGGCATATAGAATTGTTAGGATATATGGGTTTTCCTATTCAGAAAAGTACGTATAGTCTGAATAGAAAAAATCAGTCAACTCTCAACGACTTTCAACTTCCTCCTGTCCTGAGGAACGATGCAGATGCGCCGTTCCTCAACTATGGCGTCGAGAACAGCCACTGCTGTGATGTTCACAATGTCATCAACCGATGACTCGAAGTCGGTGAAGTGGATGGGTTTGTTCAGTCCCATCTGTATGGGGCCGATAACCGATACATCGTCGCTCATCGTCTTGAGCATCTTATATGATGAGTTGGCAGAGTTGAGACAAGGGAAGATAAGCGTATTCACATCGAGTCCTTTCAGGCGTGTGAAGGGGTATTTGTCGTCGCGAAGAGTCTTGTCGAGCGCAAAGTTAAGCTGCATCTCGCCATCGATAGCCAAATGGGGAAACTCCTCCTGCATGCGCCGTACTACTTCGTGCACCACCGTAGGACTACCTGCTTTGTCCGTACCGAAATTGGAATAGGAGAGCATAGCCATAACGGGAGTGCGGTTAAAGAAACGTACAGTGTCGGCAGAGAGCTTCGTAATGTCGAGCAGTGTCTCGAGGTCTGGGTGGCGATTGATGAGCGTGTCTGCCACGAAGAATGTGCCTTTCTTTGAATTGATGATGTGCATCGTGCCGAAGTGTTTATACTCTGGCTGTATGCCGATGACTTCCTCTGCCACCTTGATGGTGTTGCTATATTTAGTGTAGAGACCTGTGATGAAAGCGTCCGCCTCGCCTGTCTCAACCATCATCATGCCGAAGTAGTTGCGCTCGTACATCTTGTCGTTCGCTTCCTGATAGGTATATCCTTCGCGCTGTTTCTTCTCGGCAAGGATGTGCGCATAGCGGTGGCGGCGGTTGGCTTGGTCGTCGCGGCGCAGGTCAATCACTTCCACACCGTCCATGTTTAGCTGCAGATCATTTGCCAGTTTGTAGATGCGATCAACATTGCCGAGCAGGATGGGCTTGCAGAAACCTTCTTCCTTCGCTTTCACGGCTGCCTGAAGCATGGTGGTGTGAGTGCCCTCTGCATAGACAACGCGCTTGGGATCGCTGCGCGCAGTGTCATACAGGTTCTGTGTGAACTTCGTCTCTTGCCCCATGAGCTCGCGCAGTTGCTGCTTGTAGGCTTTCCAGTCCTTGATGGGACGACGTGCTACACCGCTGTCCATAGCGGCTTTTGCCACTGCCATGCTGACCTCTGTGATGAGGCGCGGATCGATGGGCTTTGGAATGAAATAGTCGGGACCATATTCAAATTTACGCACATCGTAAGTGCGATTAACGATATCAGGCACAGGTCGGCGGGCGAGTTCCGCTATGGCGCGGGCAGCAGCCATCTTCATCTCTTCGTTGATGGCAGACGATGCCACGTCGAGTGCGCCGCGGAAGATGTAGGGGAAGACGATGACGTTATTGATTTGGTTGGGATAGTCCGTGCGTCCGGTACTCATCAGTACGTCCGGACGCGCTGCCATAGCGTCTTCGTAAGTGATTTCGGGTTCCGGATTAGCCAAGGCGAAGATGATGGGGTGGTCAGACATAGAACGCACCATGTCCTGTGAGAGAATGTTGCCCTTCGAAAGACCAACGAACACATCTGCACCCTCCAACGCCTCTGCCAGTGTGTTCACGTCCGTGCGGCTTGTTGCAAACTCACGCTTCTGCTCCGTAAGACCCGGGCGGTCGGTACGGATGGGGCCTTTTGAGTCGCACATCACGATGTTCTCGTGGCGGGCACCGAAAGCGCAGTAGAGGCGTGTGCAACTGATGGCGGCTGCACCGGCACCGCTGACCACGATTCTCACGTCCTCAATCTTCTTGCCTGCCACGTCGAGCGCATTGAGAAGACCGGCGGCACTGACGATGGCGGTGCCGTGCTGATCGTCATGCATTACGGGAATGTCGAGCTCCTCCTTCAGTCTGCGTTCTATCTCGAAACACTCAGGTGCCTTGATGTCCTCAAGGTTGATGCCGCCGAATGTGGGTGCTATGCGTTTCACTACCTCGATAAACTTGTCTGGGTCTTTCTCGTTGATTTCAATGTCGAACACATCGATGCCGCCATAAATCTTGAAAAGTAACCCCTTACCCTCCATCACGGGCTTGCCACTCATAGCACCGATGTCGCCAAGGCCCAACACTGCCGTGCCGTTTGAAATCACTGCCACAAGGTTGCCCTTCGATGTGTATTTGTATGCCTCATGCGGGTTTTCCTGTATCTCAAGGCAGGGGAATGCCACACCCGGGCTGTATGCCAGCGATAGGTCGGTCTGAGTGCGGTAAGGCTTTGTGGGTACTACTTCTATCTTGCCAGGGCGACCTTGTGCATGATACGTTAATGCAGCTTCTTTAGTTATCTTTACCATAAGTCTGATATTTTTTTTGAAAGAACGTGCTGTAATTAATTTATACGCAAAATTAAGAAATTTTGAGCATTTAGTTAAGAAGAAAACGCAGTATGTGGAATGTATAGAACATGAAACCCAAAAAAAACAGAAACTTTTTTAAAAATTTCCCATAAGTGTGTAACTTTGCAGCACAAAAAAAATAGTGTGCAATGTCAGTAAGTAAAACCCGTCAAAAACTGGTAGATGTAGCAAGGGAAATGTTTGCTCGCAAAGGTTTCGACAATACCACGATGAATGATGTTGCCCAGGCCTCACAGAAGGGCAGACGGACGCTATATACCTATTTCCGTAATAAAGAAGAACTCTATAATGCCGTGGTGGAGTGCGAATTGGATCGTCTCTCGGAAACGATGGACGAACTTGCCAACCGCAATATAGCACCTGAGCGCAAACTCTTCATGCTGTGCTATGCACACCTCAATTCCATTAAGGAAACCGTCTTGCGAAATGGTACGCTCCGGGCACAGTTCTTCCGTAACATCTGGATGGTGGAGAAGGTGAGGCGCACATTCGACCGTGAAGAACGCGATATCTTCAAGCGTGTACTGGCTGAAGGTGTGGAAAATGGTACATTCAAGGTGGATAGCATCATATTGATGGCGGATATCTTCCATTTTTCCCTTAAAGGACTTGAAGTTCCCTTTATTTATGACCGTCTCGGACCTGGAGTCTCTGAAGAACAGGCCGAACCTATTGTTATGCGACTCATAAGTCGTGTGCTCGGTATGGAACCTGCTGAAATGTGGGAACTGAAATAGTATAATCCAAGTTTCCACTTGCTTGAAGTAAAAAAGTGAGCGAATATTGCGGAGTTAAAGAAGTTAAAGAAGTTAAAGAAGTTAGCGAAGTTAACGACGATAGTGTTGGACCGATAACTTCAAAAAAAGAGGTAATGTCGTTAACTTCGAGCGAAGCGATAACTTCAGTAACTTCGATAACTTCAGAAAGTTGAGTAGTATAAAAACATAAAAACAAACAATAAGAAAGAAAATGGGATTACTAACAGGTAAGACCGCGCTCATTACGGGTGCGGCACGCGGTATCGGAAAGGCTATCGCGTTGAAGTTTGCCGAAGAAGGCGCAAACATAGCATTCACCGACCTCGTTATCGATGAGAATGGTAAAGCCACGGAAGCAGAAATAGCAGCCAAGGGCGTGAAGTGCATCGGATATGCATCGAATGCAGCCGACTTCGCTCAAACCGAAGAAGTAGTAAACACAGTCAAGGAAGAGTTCGGCTCAATCGACATTCTCGTCAACAATGCAGGTATCACGAAGGACGGACTCATGATGCGCATGACCGAACAGCAGTGGGATGCTGTAATAGCAGTCAATCTTAAGTCGGCGTTCAACTTCATCCATGCGTGCACACCCATCATGATGCGCCAACGCAGTGGCTCCATCATCAACATGGCAAGTGTGGTAGGTGTTCACGGTAATGCAGGTCAAAGCAACTATGCCGCATCAAAGGCAGGTCTCATCGCACTCGCCAAGAGTGTGGCGCAGGAAATGGGTAGTCGCGGCATCCGTGCTAATGCGATAGCACCGGGATTCATCGAAACAGCCATGACAGCATCCCTGCCCGATGAAGTACGCAAAGAATGGGTGCAGAAGATTCCTCTCCGCCGAGGCGGACAGGTGGAAGACATCGCCAATGTGGCAACCTTCCTCGCCAGCGAACTATCAAGTTACGTTAGCGGACAGGTCATCCAGGTAGATGGCGGTATGAATATGTAAAACGCACAGGAAGTATCAAAAAGATACATCAAGATTGAAAGGCATCGCACAGACGGTGCCTTTTTTAGTGTTCACAGTGTTCACAGTGTTCACAGTGTTCACGGTGTTCATGGCGTTCATGGCGTTCACAGCGTTCACGGTGTTCATGCGTTCACGGTGTTCACACTCCTCAAGCGTGAACGCGTGAACACTTTCGCTTAAATTATCAGGTAACAAACTGAATATCAGGTGTCTATGTAAATAAATAGGTATTCACGCTATTTGTCCGATAATATATATTATATATAATTATAATTATATAATAACATGAATTACCATTAAATATCAGAATGTTATTTTTCAAGAATTGGAGAATTATAGAATTTATTTCACTTCCGATTATCTGAAAAGGTGTCGCTGGAGGAATTAGGTTGAACGGGAAATAATAATTCTCAAATTTTCAAATTCTTGATAACTTGATATATTATCACTTATGGTTGTTGAGTAAATTGATATTTCAAAAGAAATTCCAAAATGTTCAGGTGTTCACATTATGAGAACATGTACACTTGAATGCCGTGAACATTTGAACATCATGAACATCGTAACACCGTGAACGCATCCTGGTTTATGATAAATGCTTGATATTTAGTTTGTTAAGTGGTCGTAAAGTTCAAGTGTTCACGCGTTCACGCTTGAGGAGTGTGAACACCGTGAACGCATGAACACCGTGAACGCTGTGAACGCCATGAACACCATGAACGCCATGAACGCCATGAACACTGTGAACACTCGATATTTGTATTGATGATAAATGTCTGTAAAGCGGGTGAAAGGTCGCCAAAAATGGCATAAAAAATGCCAAAAGTGAGATAATAAGACTGATTATCAAACTTTTGGCAAAATCTTGTTGTGCGCCTGACAGGACTCGAACCTGCACGAATTGCTTCACCAGATCCTAAGTCTGGCGCGTATACCAATTTCGCCACAGGCGCTTTTGCGGCGCGAAGATACGACTTTTAGTTGGAATAATACGCAAAAGTGGAAATAAACTTACGCGGTGTGGCTTGCAAGGTTGCAAGTTATTTTCAATTCATGTTTTGCAAGTTCCACTTGTTAGAAGTTAACGAAGTTAGCGAAGTTAAAGAAGTTAACGACGTATGTTTTGTCCAACAGAGGGCCATTTATATCCCGCATGGTGGTATCGTCGATAACTTCGTTACCTCTGTTAACTCCGAGCGTAGCGATAACTCCGTAAAGTTGAGTTTGCAATTTTTCTTTGCCTTACCAGTCGTTACCAGTCGCCTGCGATTTGTCCCTTTCTGTAGATACCCTTGAGTTGTATGGTAAAGGTGAGCATGGAGTGCTTGGGTATGGAATTTGTGGCGCTTTCGCCGTATCCCAGTTCGGGATGTATGTAGATGCGCCAGAGGTCGCCGATGTGCATGTGTTGAAGGGCTGTGGCAAAACCCTGTACGTTGTTACTCACAAGCAAGAGAGCAGGTGTGCAGAGTTTGTCGCTGAAAGTTTCGTCTTCGTTAACACTGGTGCCTGTGTTGGCGAAAAGATAACCATTAGGATGACCACTTGTAGGAATGAGTCTGCCAACATAGTTCGCACGCACGCTATCACTATAAAGTGGAACAACAGTTCCCGTGCCTTTGGCTATGATTTCAACAGGTATGCTGTCCGAAGTGTTGAATGTGCCGTCTGTAGGTATTGTATAGTTTCTGAGTATGCGCCAGTTGCAATGGTCTTCCCAGTCGGTGCCATAGTTCGCCTGTGCGTTCTTGATGGCTTGTTTTGCCTGCTGCAGGCGAGATGCGAAAGCCGAGTCGTTGCGGGCAGTCCAGTTACTGTATTCATCGACAACGTCCTCGTTGGTTTCTTCGCACGAAGTCAACAGTGGCGAAGCGAGCAGGATAACCAAAAGTACTCTCCCTAAATTGCGCAGCCAGGCGGATGTGGTTGTAGTCATCGTTTTTCTGTCTTAAACTAATTTTTTGAGCAATGATGTAATGCTTACCTTGTCCTCGATGAGTTCGCGAAGTTCGCTAATTTTCACACGTTGTTGCTCCATCGTGTCGCGGTTGCGCAGTGTAACTGTATCGTCCTTGAGTGTGTCGTGATCCACTGTGATGCAATAGGGAGTGCCCACTGCGTCCTGACGGCGGTAGCGCTTGCCGATGGTGTCCTTTTCTTCGTATTTGCAGTTGAAGTGGAACTTGAGGTCATCGAGTATTTCGCGAGCCTTTTCGGGCAGACCATCTTTGCGCACGAGTGGCAGAATGGCGAGTTTTGTAGGAGCGAGGGCTGCAGGCAGTTTCAGCACGGTGCGCGTCTCGCCGTTTTCGAGTTGCTCTTCCATGTAGGAATGACACATCACGGAGAGGAACATGCGGTCCACGCCTATACTTGTTTCAATGTCGTACGGCGTGTAACTTTCGTTTGTTTCGGGGTCGAAGTACTTGATGCTTCGTCCGGAGTATGTCTCGTGCTGCTTGAGGTCGAAGTCTGTGCGGCTGTGTATGCCTTCCACTTCCTTGAATCCGAATGGCATCTTAAACTCAATGTCGCAGGCTGCATTGGCATAGTGCGCCAGTTTCTCGTGGTCATGGAAACGATAGTTTTCAGCACCGAATCCGAGTGCCTGGTGCCACTTCATGCGCATTTCCTTCCATTTGTTGAACCATTCTATCTCTGTGCCCGGCTTAACGAAGAACTGCATCTCCATCTGTTCAAATTCGCGCATGCGGAAGATGAACTGGCGTGCCACAATTTCATTGCGGAAAGCCTTGCCAATTTGTGCAATACCGAAAGGAATCTTCATGCGCCCAGTCTTTTGCACATTGAGATAGTTCACGAAGATGCCTTGCGCTGTTTCTGGACGAAGATATATGGTTGAAGCACCTTCGGCTGTGGAACCTACTTCAGTTTTGAACATGAGGTTAAACTGGCGTACATCGGTCCAGTTGCGTGTGCCGCTAATGGGGCAAACAATGCCCTCATCGAGAATGATTTGCTTGAGGCCTTCAAGGTCGTTAGCATTCATGGCATCGCTGAAGCGCTGATGCAGGTCGTCGCGTTTCTTCTGGTTGTCGAGTACACGAGGATTTGTGGCGCGGAATTGGGCTTCATCAAAGGCTTCACCAAAACGCTTGCGTGCCTTAGTGATTTCCTTTGCGATTTTCTCCTCATACTTGCCAATCTGCTCTTCGATAAGCACATCGGCGCGATAACGTTTCTTCGAGTCGCGGTTGTCGATGAGTGGATCGTTGAAGGCATCCACGTGTCCCGAGGCTTTCCAGATGGTGGGGTGCATAAAGATGGCGCTGTCGATGCCCACGATGTTCTCGTGGAGCAAAACCATCGACTGCCACCAATATTGCTTAATGTTGTTCTTGAGTTCTACACCATTCTGCGCATAGTCATATACAGCGCCGAGGCCGTCGTATATTTCACTCGAAGGAAATACGAAACCATACTCCTTGCAATGCGACACTATTTTCTTGAAAACGTCTTCTGCCATGTTTTTTTGTTTTGTATGGGTTTTGCAAATCAAATCTCTTGCCAAACCTTGAATTTTTTAATTTTGTGCAAAATTAACACTCATCGCGCAATAGGCAAAATGCGCGAGTGTTTTTATTCGTGGAGTGTTCTAAAAACTCTATTTTGACGTTCGGTTAAAAGTTTCCTTTAGCAAAGAAATCGGGATAGTAGGAACGCAGTTGTTTGCGGAGCACTTCGCCAAGCACCTTGCTACCGAGAATGAGTTCGGCATCGCGTGTGTCTGTCTCTATGTAGATGCGCTGTATGGTGGCATCGAGGAGGCGGCGCAGGTCGGGCAGGGTGATGTCGTACTTCACCTGGTAGAGGCGGAACATGATGCATCCCACGCGCTTGGTGGTGAATACTTCTGCATTTTCTGCAGCGCGGAGGATAATGCTGCTGTCGCCCTTCAGTTCGAATTCTATTTCCCGTCCTTCGGAGGTCATGTTCACCGTGGGGTCGCCGAACTGAAACTGGAGTTGCATGTTGCCGTTGCTGCTACGTACGGGGCGTACGCGGCAGAACGAATTGCGGTCGCGGATAAAGTCTTCGAACACAGCCTGTTGCGCCATGATGCAGACGGGGAGAAAGAGAAGCAAAATCAGGAATGGTATTCGTTTCATCTTAGTCGTTATTTCTGCACAAAGATAGTCTTTTCTGTAAAATAACCACGAATTACACCAAATACACTAATATCCACTCTCAACTCACAACTCTCACACTCACAACTATCCACTTTCAACTCTCCACTTCCTCTTCTTCCGTTTCCTTTTCAACCTTGCGGAAAGTGATGCCGCCTCGCTGTCCACAGACGTATGGCATGATAGAAGTGTTTTCTGACTTATGAAGTTCGATGTATAGCGGTGCGCCTTTCACGAACAGGCTTGCGAGGAAGGTGTCGCCAGGTTTCAGTCTCGTTTTCTCGCTGTAGGTTACTTCGAAATGCAGACTGCCGTTATATTTCACGTGGCACACGCGCCCCGGCTCCCAATATAGTTCCACTTCGTCGCCCACCCTCAGTTCGGTAGGCACGTTGATGGTTCGCCCTGCGAGCGGTGAGGAAGGGGTGGGCTTGTCCGTGCCATCGTCTGCGGCGAGAAAGTCTTCCAAGTCTTTGTATCCGCATAGGCGTGCCAAAGTGTTGAGCGTGTGGCGACTCGGTGTATTCTTTGCTTCCACATAGCCCCACACGCGCTTCAGTGTGGAAAGACTGATCAGGGCGTCCAGCCTGTTGTGTATCTGCAAACGCAGCCAGTCAAAATCCCTCGGTGTGGCTAAAGACCTGCCCACAGCCGTCTCTACTGCTGTGCGCAAGGCCGCCACTACTTCGGGGCTGATTTTTATTGTGCTAACTTCGTGTTCCCTCGATTTCTCTTTCTTCATAATAATTAGGAATATATACTCGCCTTTCAGTCAAATCTTCTGCAAAGGAACTAAAAAAATGCACTTTTTTCTGCTCGGTGGACCTAAAATCCCCGATATAGACAAAATTGAACCAAATTGAACCAGCTATATCCGAATTTTTTGTTATTATTTTGTAAGCTTCAAATGACAAAATCTATTAAACAAATAAAAAAATAAACAATGAAAACAACAAATAACACAAAAACTCTTATGACAATGACAAATCTACGAAATGCTGTAATGTCATATCCCACTTGGACTTTATTTGATGGATTCATAGTGGAAGCGAATAATCTAACTTCCTACAACAAATTATTAAAAAAATAGAATGCACATGGCACAACAAGTAAGAGTCGGAACATTCATATATAGGATAAACCCAAATAACGATAAGGAATTGCAACGCTGCTCGTATGGCAGTAGCAGTTGGAGCAGAGTGGCAGAGTTCAATGGTTACCACATTCTGGATTTGTTGCTAATGCCTAACGGAAAAGATATAGAGGTATATACTGACCGCTATGTCTATGTGCGTGAAAATAGTGGCAATATTCGGAAAAGATGAGGTCATATAAGTTGCGGAAAAGTTTTGCTCTATCAACTGTTGATAAGACATGTTCTCAACGAGAGTAAAGTAAAAATTCGCGCTTTATATGTTATAGTTTGATAATAGTTTAACTCGTCACATTTTATTCAATCAAATATTTTAAATTATGAAAAGTTCTAATAATAGAATGTTAATGGTCCTATATGGCGCAGCAAACCAAGGCAAGACACTTGAGTTGTACAATCTACTGATTGCTTTGGTATGCGGTGGTAGCATTAGCCCAGGATTAGCAAAAGCTCTTTCGTCTTTCAAGAAAAGGAATGGGAGTTATATTGACAATCGTTTTGTAATTGATTATGAAGGAGCCATCATCGTTATTTGTTCTGGTGGAGATACTTGGAGTATATGTAAGAAAAATACACAAGTATTTGATGCCTCTATAAAGCATGGAGTAATTGTATATCGCGTGACAAGTAGTGGCATTGATAAGATGACCTCAAGTGACATTGAATCTATTAAGAAGGCTGATAAGCCTATAGTTTGTGTCACCGCTTGCAGACCATCAGGCGATGCGTATGGTGCCTTCAAGGTTTTGCACGCTTATAGTGAGAAAAGCATCATGGAGTATGACAATCAAGTTTGGTTGCACAAAAAGAGAAACATATCAAAACTTCACGAGATGCATACAATTATAGATAACTTTATTAAGAAAGGTCAAATAATATGAAACCAAAAAATTTATTATTCCATCTGCCTCATTCGGGAATGCTTGGGGCGATGAGCAAAGCTTTGCTGGTGGCAGCCTTCTTTACGGCAGCATCGGCTGCATGTCATGCACAAAGCACAGATGACGGCAGCATGATGCATGTATATACGAAGAACAGCACGGAAGC
Encoded here:
- a CDS encoding FKBP-type peptidyl-prolyl cis-trans isomerase; the encoded protein is MTTTTSAWLRNLGRVLLVILLASPLLTSCEETNEDVVDEYSNWTARNDSAFASRLQQAKQAIKNAQANYGTDWEDHCNWRILRNYTIPTDGTFNTSDSIPVEIIAKGTGTVVPLYSDSVRANYVGRLIPTSGHPNGYLFANTGTSVNEDETFSDKLCTPALLLVSNNVQGFATALQHMHIGDLWRIYIHPELGYGESATNSIPKHSMLTFTIQLKGIYRKGQIAGDW
- a CDS encoding NADP-dependent malic enzyme; this translates as MVKITKEAALTYHAQGRPGKIEVVPTKPYRTQTDLSLAYSPGVAFPCLEIQENPHEAYKYTSKGNLVAVISNGTAVLGLGDIGAMSGKPVMEGKGLLFKIYGGIDVFDIEINEKDPDKFIEVVKRIAPTFGGINLEDIKAPECFEIERRLKEELDIPVMHDDQHGTAIVSAAGLLNALDVAGKKIEDVRIVVSGAGAAAISCTRLYCAFGARHENIVMCDSKGPIRTDRPGLTEQKREFATSRTDVNTLAEALEGADVFVGLSKGNILSQDMVRSMSDHPIIFALANPEPEITYEDAMAARPDVLMSTGRTDYPNQINNVIVFPYIFRGALDVASSAINEEMKMAAARAIAELARRPVPDIVNRTYDVRKFEYGPDYFIPKPIDPRLITEVSMAVAKAAMDSGVARRPIKDWKAYKQQLRELMGQETKFTQNLYDTARSDPKRVVYAEGTHTTMLQAAVKAKEEGFCKPILLGNVDRIYKLANDLQLNMDGVEVIDLRRDDQANRRHRYAHILAEKKQREGYTYQEANDKMYERNYFGMMMVETGEADAFITGLYTKYSNTIKVAEEVIGIQPEYKHFGTMHIINSKKGTFFVADTLINRHPDLETLLDITKLSADTVRFFNRTPVMAMLSYSNFGTDKAGSPTVVHEVVRRMQEEFPHLAIDGEMQLNFALDKTLRDDKYPFTRLKGLDVNTLIFPCLNSANSSYKMLKTMSDDVSVIGPIQMGLNKPIHFTDFESSVDDIVNITAVAVLDAIVEERRICIVPQDRRKLKVVES
- a CDS encoding glycine--tRNA ligase; amino-acid sequence: MAEDVFKKIVSHCKEYGFVFPSSEIYDGLGAVYDYAQNGVELKNNIKQYWWQSMVLLHENIVGIDSAIFMHPTIWKASGHVDAFNDPLIDNRDSKKRYRADVLIEEQIGKYEEKIAKEITKARKRFGEAFDEAQFRATNPRVLDNQKKRDDLHQRFSDAMNANDLEGLKQIILDEGIVCPISGTRNWTDVRQFNLMFKTEVGSTAEGASTIYLRPETAQGIFVNYLNVQKTGRMKIPFGIAQIGKAFRNEIVARQFIFRMREFEQMEMQFFVKPGTEIEWFNKWKEMRMKWHQALGFGAENYRFHDHEKLAHYANAACDIEFKMPFGFKEVEGIHSRTDFDLKQHETYSGRSIKYFDPETNESYTPYDIETSIGVDRMFLSVMCHSYMEEQLENGETRTVLKLPAALAPTKLAILPLVRKDGLPEKAREILDDLKFHFNCKYEEKDTIGKRYRRQDAVGTPYCITVDHDTLKDDTVTLRNRDTMEQQRVKISELRELIEDKVSITSLLKKLV
- a CDS encoding TetR/AcrR family transcriptional regulator; amino-acid sequence: MSVSKTRQKLVDVAREMFARKGFDNTTMNDVAQASQKGRRTLYTYFRNKEELYNAVVECELDRLSETMDELANRNIAPERKLFMLCYAHLNSIKETVLRNGTLRAQFFRNIWMVEKVRRTFDREERDIFKRVLAEGVENGTFKVDSIILMADIFHFSLKGLEVPFIYDRLGPGVSEEQAEPIVMRLISRVLGMEPAEMWELK
- the fabG gene encoding 3-oxoacyl-[acyl-carrier-protein] reductase, producing the protein MGLLTGKTALITGAARGIGKAIALKFAEEGANIAFTDLVIDENGKATEAEIAAKGVKCIGYASNAADFAQTEEVVNTVKEEFGSIDILVNNAGITKDGLMMRMTEQQWDAVIAVNLKSAFNFIHACTPIMMRQRSGSIINMASVVGVHGNAGQSNYAASKAGLIALAKSVAQEMGSRGIRANAIAPGFIETAMTASLPDEVRKEWVQKIPLRRGGQVEDIANVATFLASELSSYVSGQVIQVDGGMNM